A stretch of Brassica napus cultivar Da-Ae chromosome C6, Da-Ae, whole genome shotgun sequence DNA encodes these proteins:
- the LOC106380104 gene encoding cytochrome P450 86B1-like: protein MSTNSSYYLTFSDPFSSHDPLVSRKLFLLRNVQVLELLLALFAFIAIHSLRQKKHYGLPVWPFLGMLPSLAFGLRGNIYEWLTDILSRQNGTFHFRGPCFSSLNSTITCDPRNVEHLLKNRFSAFPKGSYFRDNLRDLLGDGIFNADDETWQRQRKTASIEFHSAKFRQLTTHSLYELVHKRLLPVLEASVKTSSIDLQDVLLRLTFDNVCMIAFGVDPGCLGPDQPVIPFAKAFEDATEAAVCRFVMPTCVWKLMKCLNLGTEKMLKESIKGVDDFADEFIRTRKKEMSLEGESTKRSDLLTVFMGLRDEKGGSFSDKFLRDICVNFILAGRDTSSVALSWFFWLLEMNPEVEEKIMVEMCKILRQRDDNGKGAKVDYEPVFGPEEIKKMNYLQAALSEALRLYPSVPVDHKEVQEDDVFPDGTILKKGEKVIYAIYAMGRMEAIWGKDCREFRPERWLRDGRFMSESAYKFTAFNGGPRLCLGKDFAYYQMKYVAAAIVYRHKVKAVEGHKVEPKLALTMYMKHGLLVNLINRSVSEIDQYYAKTIDDGSSV from the exons ATGAGTACCAATTCTTCTTACTATCTCACCTTCAGTGACCCTTTCTCCTCCCACGACCCTCTTGTTTCACGTAAGCTATTTCTCCTCAGAAACGTTCAAGTTCTTGAGCTTCTTCTTGCCCTTTTTGCCTTTATCGCCATACATTCCTTGCGTCAGAAGAAACACTACGGTCTTCCTGTATGGCCCTTTCTAGGCATGCTTCCTTCTCTAGCTTTCGGCCTCAGAGGAAACATCTACGAGTGGCTAACCGATATTCTCTCTCGTCAAAATGGAACTTTCCATTTCAGAGGCCCTTGTTTCAGCAGCCTCAACAGTACCATTACTTGCGACCCAAGAAACGTTGAACATCTCCTCAAGAACCGTTTCTCTGCCTTCCCTAAAGGCTCTTACTTCCGAGACAACCTTAGAGACCTCCTAGGAGACGGCATATTCAACGCCGATGACGAGACTTGGCAGAGGCAGAGGAAGACCGCAAGCATCGAGTTTCATTCAGCTAAGTTCAGACAGCTAACAACTCACTCGTTGTATGAGCTTGTGCACAAGAGGCTCTTACCAGTTCTTGAAGCTTCGGTTAAAACCTCTTCTATTGATCTGCAAGACGTGTTGTTGAGGCTAACGTTTGATAACGTGTGCATGATAGCTTTTGGAGTCGATCCAGGCTGTCTAGGTCCAGACCAACCTGTTATACCCTTTGCTAAAGCCTTTGAGGACGCGACAGAAGCTGCGGTTTGTAGATTCGTCATGCCTACTTGCGTGTGGAAGTTGATGAAGTGTCTTAACCTAGGAACAGAGAAGATGCTAAAGGAGTCTATAAAAGGTGTGGATGATTTTGCTGATGAATTTATAAGGACGAGGAAGAAAGAAATGTCTCTTGAAGGTGAATCCACAAAGAGATCTGATCTCTTGACGGTGTTTATGGGTCTGAGAGATGAGAAGGGAGGTAGCTTTTCAGACAAGTTTCTTCGTGATATCTGTGTGAACTTCATACTTGCTGGGAGAGATACTTCTTCTGTTGCTTTGAGCTGGTTCTTCTGGTTACTAGAGATGAATCCAGAGGTGGAAGAGAAGATTATGGTGGAGATGTGTAAGATTTTGAGGCAGAGAGATGATAATGGTAAGGGAGCGAAGGTAGATTATGAGCCTGTGTTCGGACCAGAAGAGATCAAGAAGATGAATTATCTACAAGCTGCTTTGTCTGAAGCTCTCAGATTGTACCCTTCAGTTCCTGTTGATCACAAAGAG GTCCaagaagatgatgtttttcctGATGGAACAATATTGAAGAAAGGAGAAAAGGTTATATACGCTATTTACGCAATGGGTCGTATGGAAGCTATTTGGGGAAAAGATTGTCGTGAGTTTAGGCCAGAGAGGTGGCTAAGAGATGGACGTTTTATGAGTGAATCCGCATATAAATTCACGGCCTTTAATGGCGGTCCACGGCTTTGTCTAGGCAAAGATTTTGCCTATTATCAGATGAAATATGTCGCGGCTGCAATAGTTTACAGGCACAAGGTCAAGGCTGTAGAGGGTCACAAAGTGGAGCCAAAGCTAGCTCTTACAATGTACATGAAACATGGATTGTTGGTGAATTTGATCAACAGGAGTGTCTCAGAGATAGATCAATACTATGCCAAGACTATTGATGATGGTAGTAGTGTTTAA